The Rhodothermales bacterium region ATATTCCTGCTCGATCGCCTCTTTATACGCCCGCATCAAAAACTCATGCCCGGCAAAGGCCGAAACGAGCATCACGAGGGTGCTCCGGGGCATATGGAAGTTTGTGATTAATCGCTCAACGATGCGAAATTCGTAAGGGGGGTAAATAAACTTGTCTGTCCAGCCACTATCGGACTTCAAGGTGTAGGAGGCCGACAAGCTGGATTCCAGCGCGCGCACGCACGTCGTGCCGACGGCCGTCACCCTGTGCCTTGGCGACGTAAGCGCTTTGTTCACTACCTCGGCGGATTCGGGCGAAATGATGTAATGCTCGGAATCCATCCGGTGCTTCGTCAGATCCTCCACCTCCACCGGGCGAAACGTGCCCAGGCCGACATGCAACGTGAGAGGAGCCAGCTTGACACCCTTCTCCATCAGCTTCGCGATCAGTTCCGGCGTGAAGTGCAGGCCGGCCGTAGGGGCCGCCACAGCGCCGCGCTGCTCCGCGAACATCGTCTGGTATCGCTCCCGATCCTCTTTCTCGACTTTCCGCTTGATGTACGGCGGGATCGGGGTCTGCCCGATCTCGTCGATCTTCTCATACAACTCGTCGTTCGTTCCCTCGAACACAAAGCGAATCGTTCGCCCCCGCGAGGTCGTGTTGTCGATGACCTCAGCGACCAGCCCGTTCTCAAAATACAACTTATTGCCGATGCGGATCTTCCGAGCCGGATCCACGATCACATCCCACAACCGGCTCTCGGGATTTAACTCCCGAAGTAGAAATACCTCGATTCGGGCACCCGTCTTTTCTTTATTTCCGTACATTCGAGCCGGAAACACCTTCGTATTGTTCACCACAAGGACGTCTCCTTCGGAGAAATATTCGACAATGTCGCTGAATACCCGATGCTCGATGGTGCGATTTTCCCGGTTTAACACCATCAGCCGCGCGCTGTCACGAGGTTCAGCAGGATACTTGGCGATCAGCTCCTTGGGGTAGTCAAACAGGAAATTAGACAGCTTCATGGAAGAAACCTGGTATTGCGGGGATACTACGGCTGGTCGGCCGACGCTCGTGATCTATCGCGTTGCCCGCGATGCACAAGCAGACGACTGGCCCGCGGTGCGTTGGCGCAAAAAAAGTGATGGTGGTCGCGGCGGCGCCGAGCACAGGGCTGCGGTACATCGGCAAGTAACAACGCTCGGCCGGCTGGGGGTCTCAGTGCGCGAACGAATCGGCGGCTGAGAGGTACCCTCGGCGGCACTGACATCATCGTCGTACAACAGCGTCGCACAACATCGTCGCACAACAGCGTCGTATAACAGCGTCGTATAACAGCGTCGTTAAAAAGCATCGTTCGAAAAGAAAAGGGGCGATGCCTATATTCAAATTTCGCAAATATACGTGCGTTCCGGCTCCACTCCAAACGAACTTTTTGCGATGAACACGGCGTAAAGACCCGCTAGAATCGGTCTTTCACCCCATGCCTTGCCCTTTCCCGACTTCATGCGCACGCTTTGCCTTGTAGTAGTTCTCGCGGCCCTGACGGGATGTGATCACGGCCTCGAACCCCCCGACCGCGACGCCGTGGGAGCGCTCCGCGGAACGGTGACGTATACCGGCGTCTGGCCGCCGGCAGACTCGCTGTTCGACCTTCGCTTCGTCGGTATGCGCTTTACGCCGCAGGACACGTCCGACTTCCTCCAGCTCAATCGCATGGTCATCAGCCCCGGCCTGCAACGCAACGTCGCGCAAGACTCGTTTTTCATCGACGGGATCGACGCAGGGGTGCTCGTCTACAACGGCATCGCCGAGAAGTTCGGCCCGGGCATCCTCGACTGGCGGCCGGCGGCACTTTTCTCCGGCGGCGACGGCACTATCCTCATCCGCGAAGGGGAGGTTGCGACGATCCAGATCGATGTCGACTTTTCCTCGCGCCCTCCTTTTCCACCCAACGCGGCCCGCTAAACATGCGATATTCCATGCGGTTGATGAACGCGCTGGCGGCTCTGGCCCTTTGCCTCGGGCTTACCACCCAGGCGTACGCGCAAACGGGTCGTATTTCGGGACAAGTGACGGATCCTGCCGGCCAACCTCTCCCCGGCGTCAATGTCATCGTAGCCGGCACCACCCTGGGCGCCGCCACCAACTCGGAAGGACGGTTTCTTCTCCCGTCCGTGCCGGCCGGGGCTCGGGTGGTCGAGGTTTCGATGGTCGGGTTTCAGCGTTTCCAGCGGGCCGTTGACCTCGCCGCCGGGCAGGAAATGGTCCTCGACGTCCAACTCGTCGAGGACGTGCTCCAGAGCGATGGGGTCATCATCGTGGCCAACCGACGCGAACAACGGATCACGACCGTGCCCGTCAGTGTCGCCGCCATGGCGCCCGAAGAGCTGGCCCGCCGCAACGTGGTATCGCTGGACGACGCCCTCCGACACATTTCAGGCGTGCAGGTGCAGGACAATCAGATCAGCGTCCGCGGCTCCTCGGGTTTCGCCTACAATGTTGGCAGCCGGGTATTGTTGTTGATCGATGGGGTCCCGCTGCTTTCGCCGGATACCGATGGGGTGCCCTACGAAGGGCTTCCGTTTGCGCAGGTGGAGCGGCTCGAGGTGCTCAAGGGCCCGGGCTCGGCGCTGTACGGGAGTGGTGCGCTGGGCGGGGTCGTCAACCTCATCACCCGCACCTTCCCGAGCGAACCGACGACGATGGTGCGCGCCTTCGCCGGCGCCTACGAGCCCGTTCGATATGCCCTCTGGCGCGAGCGCTGGGATGGCGCCGAGAAGCCGAGGCCGTTCGCCGGCGTCACGGTATCCCACGCGCGCCGGGTCTCCGAACGGTTCGGCTACTGGGTCGACGGCGCCTTCAGGCGCAGCGCCGGCTACATGCGCCTGAACGAGAAAACGCTCGTTCAGACACACGGCAAAATTGGCTGGAATCCCAACGCGGATGTGCGGCTCGACGTGCTGGCGAACGTGCTCTGGCGCAAAAAAGACGACTTCCTCTTCTGGAACGGCGCCCGCGACGCCCTCCAGCCCGGCAGCCTCGCCATCTCCAGTTCATCCGAACCCAGCGGTGCGACAGACAACGAATCGAACCAGATCAGCCTCTTCCCCACCCTGACCCATGTCCTGAGCCCGAACCTCTTTTATGAAATCAAAACACGGGGCTACGCCGTGGGGGTCCGGCCGATCGACACCGCGGGAAACGTGCGCACCTACCGGGACGGCACCTACGGCTTCCGCTACGGCGGCGAATACCTCCTCAACTGGAA contains the following coding sequences:
- the queA gene encoding tRNA preQ1(34) S-adenosylmethionine ribosyltransferase-isomerase QueA; translated protein: MKLSNFLFDYPKELIAKYPAEPRDSARLMVLNRENRTIEHRVFSDIVEYFSEGDVLVVNNTKVFPARMYGNKEKTGARIEVFLLRELNPESRLWDVIVDPARKIRIGNKLYFENGLVAEVIDNTTSRGRTIRFVFEGTNDELYEKIDEIGQTPIPPYIKRKVEKEDRERYQTMFAEQRGAVAAPTAGLHFTPELIAKLMEKGVKLAPLTLHVGLGTFRPVEVEDLTKHRMDSEHYIISPESAEVVNKALTSPRHRVTAVGTTCVRALESSLSASYTLKSDSGWTDKFIYPPYEFRIVERLITNFHMPRSTLVMLVSAFAGHEFLMRAYKEAIEQEYRMFSFGDAMIVL
- a CDS encoding TonB-dependent receptor, encoding MRYSMRLMNALAALALCLGLTTQAYAQTGRISGQVTDPAGQPLPGVNVIVAGTTLGAATNSEGRFLLPSVPAGARVVEVSMVGFQRFQRAVDLAAGQEMVLDVQLVEDVLQSDGVIIVANRREQRITTVPVSVAAMAPEELARRNVVSLDDALRHISGVQVQDNQISVRGSSGFAYNVGSRVLLLIDGVPLLSPDTDGVPYEGLPFAQVERLEVLKGPGSALYGSGALGGVVNLITRTFPSEPTTMVRAFAGAYEPVRYALWRERWDGAEKPRPFAGVTVSHARRVSERFGYWVDGAFRRSAGYMRLNEKTLVQTHGKIGWNPNADVRLDVLANVLWRKKDDFLFWNGARDALQPGSLAISSSSEPSGATDNESNQISLFPTLTHVLSPNLFYEIKTRGYAVGVRPIDTAGNVRTYRDGTYGFRYGGEYLLNWNPGPGRFLTGGASIDANSTRSSFFVSADGDPIGNQPEGAVFGQWEQTLGERFQLVAGLRFDLYRIDASDTVTKLSPKLNLAYSFTPNLTARAAYGQGFRIPSLGERFVDNRDFFPIVRNLTLRPEESTSYELGLRGLLAFSERSDALVDVAVFWNDYWRLIETRFVPAASAFQFVNLIRARVRGAEASIEAALLDGVATTRLGYTFLDARDLGAGEPLAFRPAHMLTVSADTRFGKRYDAGFDFRYASRPKSVNSDFARFVPDAETLIDTRVLDLRAGARFGQVRALLILRNALEYYYMERPALLAPPRHLMLQMQLDL